TCTATATTTCAAATGATTTATTGTTTGCACAGAAGAGTGATGGAACACTATGGAAAGTTTCGCAATATACAGAAGACGATAAGGATCAAACAGCTGTGCGAGTAATTATACCTGAAAAAGTAGTGAATGTTTCAGAAGGAGTAGACTATGCAAAGACATTCATTCAATTGGAATCGGGAAATTGGGTATCATATAAACACGGGAATGATCAAAACGAAGAACCTATCATTTCTCCACTAGAGAATATGAGCGATGATTTAATAAAAATAGTACATAATAAACATGGCGTTATAGCTTTGAAAAAAGACGGAACGGTATGGGGTTGGGGAGATGAAAACTATAATTTAGTCCCTGATCAAAATCAAACGGTAGAAGAACCTATACAAATACAAGAATTACACAATATTGTAGATGTGCAAATGGGAGCACATCATGTATTAGTACTTAATGAACAAGGTGAGGTGTATTCTTGGGGCAACAATATGAATGGACAATTAGGTCGGTTTCCACTAACTTATGATCAATTTAGGACCATAGGTTCGTTTAATGACAATATTGAGCAAATTATACCTGTTATACCATCTATGAATAGACCCTATAGTTTTTTCGTTTTTAATAAGGGAGAGGTTTGGGGTATAACGTCAGAGTTGGACATAGAAAGGTTCCAATTCAATTCAGAAATTGATCACATGACTATGTTTTATTATGATTTGGCTGTGCTAACAAAGGAAGGGAATATCATTTTTAGAGACTTTAATGAGGAGTGTACTTTATTAAAGTTTAATCGACCCATTAAAAAAATAAATGGAAGTCTCTTGCAAATTGAGGAAGGGAATCTTTACAAACTGATATTGAAAGAAAATGGAAAGGGGTTTGAAATTAAAGGAGTAAATTTTGCTAAAGAATCACTGCAACATATTAATTTGCAAGACATAAAACAACTTGAAGATTTCCCAATTTTAATGATTGTTACGGAGGATGGGAAGTTATTTTATGAAAGTGAAATGCAAGGAGAGGACATGGTAATATTGAAACAACTTGAAGACATTTCTCCTATACAAGAAATTAAAACAATGGAAAGAGCGTATTTTCATTCATTTTTTGATAATGATTCATCTGAGCCTATTGGACTGGCAATTGATAAAGATAGAAATGTTTATCTTTTAGATCTTAATTTAGACAATACAGGAAAAGGTAGAATTATTATTAAATCGAATATGCAATTGGATAAAATTGTTGATAATATTAGCTCCTTCACAGGGAGTTTATGGATTAAAGACACAGGTGAATTTCAAGATCAATTATATCAAGAAATTAAATATGATAGTGTTGTTGAAAACCCAGAGGAGATTGTATTAGCAGAGTCTAATTATAGCTACTTTATTGAAGGTCCAGGATTACATTATCATGTGATTGTGATGGAAAATGGTGATATGAAAATACTAGGAGATAATCCATTTTTGTTTTATAATTATACGGCACAAATTGGAAAAGTACTTATTGAATAAAGGTTTCGTAGTAGTTTTCATAAAATAAATATAGGACTGAGAGAATCTAATTTAGATAACCCTCAGTCTTTTTTTAGTACTAATAAAAAGCCCTATTTAATAGTTGAAAACCCTTTTTTACTATTTTGGTGGAAAAACATCTATACCATGTACATATCAACTACATATTATAGTATAGGTTAGTTAGGGAGTATTTTAGTACTTTTCATTCTACTTGTTATTGTACTTAGTATTTGTATATGTGTTTAAAACATTGATAAGGCGTTTCAACTCGTTGGAATAGCCTTATTTAATAGAATAATGAAGAATAAATGATAAAAATGTCATATTATGATAAGAGAAATAGAATTAAATACCAGAAGTATTTTTGTTTTTAAATAAAGAGAAATTTTCTTGTTTTTAACCTTTGACAAAACGTTCATGAAACATTACGCTGTAAGTAAGGTAAGTAATATAATGAATACTCCATTTTCACAATTTTTTCAATAATAACTAAAATTTTTTATTTTTGTTTGGCAAACGAGTTATAAATGAAACGGAGGAATATGGATTGGAAATCTTTAATTATATGGAGAAATTTGATTACGAGCAAGTTGTTTTCTGTCAAGATAAAGAGTCAGGTCTAAAAGCTATTATTTCAATACACGATACTACACTTGGACCAGCATTAGGTGGGTGTAGAATGTGGCCTTATGTCAAAGAAGAGGATGCTATTCTTGATGTTTTACGTTTATCAAGAGGTATGACATATAAAGCAGCTGCAGGAGGATTGAATCTTGGAGGAGGGAAGTCCGTTATAATCGGTGATCCTAAAACGGACAAGAACCCTGATATGTTTCGTGTTTTTGGGCGATTTATAGAAAGTCTCAGTGGCAGATATATTACTGCAGAGGATGTTGGGACAACCGAAGATGATATGAATAATATACATAAAGAAACAAATCATGTGACAGGTGTTACGCTTTCATCTAGAGACGCAGGTGGAAATCCATCTCCTTCAACGGGATACGGTGTATACCAAGGTCTAAAAGCTGCTGCAAATGAAAAGTTTGGTACAGATAATTTAGAAGGTAAAGTTATTACTGTACAAGGCTTAGGAAATGTAGCGTATGCTTTATGTAAGTATCTGCATAAAGATGGAGCAAAACTAGTTGTTACAGATATTAATCGTGATCGTGTGAATAAAGCGGTTGAAGAATTCGATGCAAAAGCTGTAGATCCAGAGGATATTTATGGTGTGAGTTGTGATATCTTTTCTCCTAATGCGTTAGGTGCTGTTATAAATGATGAAACGATTCCACAAATAAAAGCAAAAGTGATAGCTGGAGGTGCAAATAATCAATTACAACAGGATAAACATGGAGATAGATTACATGAAATGGGAATTCTCTATGCCCCAGATTATATTATAAATGTGGGTGGACTTATTCATGTAGCAGATGAATTAAAAGGTGAATTTAATCTTAATCGAGTGATGAGCAAAGTAGAACATATTTATCAAAATATGCAAAAGGTAATAGAAATATCAAAACGAGATCAAATTCCTACTTATTTAGCTGCGGATCGTTTAGCTGAAGAAAGAATAGCATCAGCTGGAAAAATCAAGTTAATGAAATAGCAGAATATTAGAAAATAGTAATCTCCTAAAAATGAAAAACGGTTTATCCAGTTTTACGGGATAAATCGTTTTTTTCAATTGCATCCCCTTTTTGATTCCCGGTTCATCTTCATTTTCAGATTTTATGTTTCTACTTCTTAAGTGGTACATTTTTCTTATTACAATTGAGATTGTATACATGGGAATAAGAAGATGACTTACCTTTTATTCCATTTCCAACTTCATTACCACCTGCATTTAAATTTTCTTCAACGATAAACATACCATCACCAAATTCAGTACCATTATCAGAAAAATTTTTATCAGCTTCACACATACCTCTTCCAACGTCAAATCCTTCCCTATATAATTCTTTTTTCCCTTTAAACGTATTGTTTTCAGAATCTTTTTTTCCCACTATTGTCAACTCCCTTTAAATAATTTTTTAGTCTTAACCCTTTGACAATGGTTTCTTTTTTACTTTCATTCTAAATATGGAAAATAAATATTTAAATTATCCCCGTAGAAAGTTATATTTTATACTTGGATTTTTTGTAATAAATGTAAAAAAATATTTAATATAATGTTATAATAGAAATGTTATAAAATATTCTAATTATTGGAGGTATTTCCATTGTTGACAAAAAAATGGGTAAAATCTGTCTTGGTTAGTGTACTAGCATTATCTTTGGTTATTCCAGCTCAAGTATTAGGACATGATGAATTGGGTGATATCAATCTCGAAAAAGGAGAGAGAACGAATTTTGATGATATTACTGCGCCTATATTAAATGGTAGTAAAAACTTGAAATTTTTACATGAAGTAGCTGCACCTGAAATGGAAATTGTTAGAGCAGATGGGTTAGAAAACTCCTATGCAGATGTGTATGCTCACAAAGGATATGCATACGTTGGAACACATACTCGAAATGGTGGGAATGGCGGAGTAAGAGTATTTGATCTAAAAGACCCTGCTAATCCTGTAGAAGTCTCTGTTTTTGCAAACAATGAATTTCCTTTAACATGGCAAGAAAAAGTGATAGTGAAATCAGTAAATACTCCTTATTTTCACGGTGATCTTGCTGTAGTCTCAGTTCAGCAGTTAGATCGTACACACCCAGATTCAAAAGGCGGGTTTTTATTATACGATGTAACTAATCCGGTTGAACCTCAAAAGTTAGGTTTTTGGGAAGTTGCAAAAAATACGAGAGGAACGCATGAATTATATTTGACCATGCAGGGGAATCGGGCCCTTGTATTAGCAGCAAGTCCATATACAGACTACTATACACATGGTGAACAACGTGATTTTCAAATTGTAGATGTTAGTGATCCAACTAATCCTGAGACATTATGGCAGTTTGATCCTAGAATACTTCCTGAAGTTGATGAATCATTTGACGGTTATTATTGGGATTCACCAGATGGAAAAGTACGACCTGTATTTAATCATAGTACAATGGCTGATACCACTGGGAACTACGCATATGTCTCTATGTGGGATTTAGGGACCATTATATTCGATATTCAAGATCCTGAGAATCCTAAATACTTAGGACGTACTGAGTTTGCTTCTGATCAGCAAGGCTCTGCTCACTCCTCCACACTTGCAAACGGGGGTACGGTATTAATTGAAACCCGTGAGGTTTATGCCCCTGTTCGTGATGGATATGAAGAAGCCTACGGATATACTCGTATTTTTGACATAAAGGATAAATCAAATCCAAAATTACTAAGTGAATTTAAAACAGATTTAACATATGATATTCCTGAAGAAAATAATGTTACTTTTGCAAAAACTGTTCATGATCCCAAGGTGAGAGGTAATACACTTTATCTCTCATATTATGCAGGAGGGGTTATATCTGTAGATATTACGGATGTTAGTAATCCAATTGAAATTGCTCGCTATACACCAGAATCTGCTTATGTGTGGGGAGTGTTTGTGGATCAAAATTACATTCTTGCATCTGATATGAGAAGTGGATTAAAAGTGTTACTAAAAAATAATAGTCAAAATAAATAAGTCTGTTAACAAAATTATTGTTAACTTTTTAATAAGAGAGGGACTATTTTATTTGAGGTCTCTCTCTTTTTTGTATTTTAAGGATATTAATAAGAATGAAATTTTTAATTTCTACTTAGTTTCTGCACAATTTCCTGTTAAAATAACTATATCTCTATGTGACGATTCAACAATAACGATCTTGTGAAGATATCATAAGCTTATGGTTACTTATTTACAATTTGTTTGATGGATATTAAATATGACTAAAATGATAATGCAATGATTATTGATGGTAGGAGATGATGTCATGAAGAAATTTTTAATCGTAATAGGAATGTTTATTTTTATTTTAACAGGGTGTGCGAACACAGATCAGGTTCAAGAATCTGAATCTAATTCTGGAAAGCAAAATGAAGAAAAAAATCAAAATGAAACGAAAGATAATAAATCAGATGATAGAGAGGCTTCATCTGAAGAAGAGCAAGATGATTCCGAAAGATCTACCCCACAAATGGATATTGTTGAGTTCGGACATGTTCACGGTATGGGTTTTAATTCTGAAGGAAGCCGATTACTTCTCTCATCACATACAGGTTTAAAAGTATATGAAGATGGAATTTGGAGTGAAGGAAAAGGAGAAGGTCATGATTATATGGGATTTGCAATGGCAAAAGATAGTTTTTTTTCTAGTGGACATCCAGCTCTAGGGTCTGAATTAAAAAATCCATTGGGAATAGTAAAAAGCTCAGATGAAGGAAAGAGTTTAGAACAGTTAACTTTGTATGGAGAAGTAGATTTTCATGTGACGGGTGTATCCTATAATACGGGTACTCTTTACGTTATAAATTTTGCACAAAATAGTGTTATGAAAAATAAAGGATTATATTATACCCAAAATGAAACTCAGACATGGAAAAGAAGTCTTTTAGAAGGTTACCCTTCTCAGTTAAAACCTGATGCACTAGCTGTTCATCCAGATGAAGATTCCATAGTAGCAATTGCTACTGAAAATGGACTATATTTATCAATAAATTACGGTGACTCTTTTGAAAAATCATTCGATGGATATCAAATAACAGCTGCATACTTTGATTTTGATGACCAATTATGGGTAGGAACATATAATGGACAAGCTGGACTTCAGCGCATGGATCTGAATACAGGTAAAATAACTATAGTGAATATTCCAGATATGCCAAAGGACGCAATACAGTATATAACACTAAACCCAGAAAATACTTTAGAAATGATTATAGCTACCTATAATGTCGATATGTATAAAAGCGTAGACGGGGGTGAAAGCTGGGTTACCATTGCTGAACAAGGAAAACCTACATCAAATCTTGACTAAATCGATATGAAAAAGATTCATATTAAAGAAACGCAGAAGAATAAACGTTAAGTTAAATTATGTTTGTTTATAAGTCAATATCTCAATGAAGGATGCTTCCATATGGCATCTTTTTCTTTTTTTAATACAAAAAAGAAAAAGATAGCTGCTATTTTGCATATAATTGGGCAGAATATCCAAAAAAGTGAATAGGCTCACGTTAAAACGTTTCTCAGAATAAATTGTAGTAAATAATGGTCTATAAATGAGGTGATATCATTGGCAATGGCTGAAGTTTATAAAAGACTTTTAAAAGGGGAAAAGTTCAAAAAAATTAGTGATCTTAATTTAAAGGAATTAGACATAAAAGATCCTTCAGAATTGGTAGGTTCTAATCCAGTTTTGCAGGAAGCTGCAAGAAAACACGCTAGAAATCTGAAGTACAAAAAAAAATAAACTCAAAATGTTTATGAGTTTACTTAAATCCCAAGATTTTTTTAACAAGTGGTTCGTTTTTATTAACATGAACTGTTTTTACGATTTGCCCCGTAGCTATGTATTCAGAATGATTTGTTTTATGATTTCTATTTAATAGCTTTCTTTTTGCACGTTTTTTAATATCTGTAGGTTCAATTGGAGTTCTTGACATCATAATCACCCCTTTATTTAATGATATAAAAAAACTAGTTGTAGAGTCAAGTGGAATCACTAGCGATTTCCGGAGGAGTCGTTAAAGCAACCATATACTCAATATTCTCAACGTTTTTACTAATATTATGATGTAATAGTTCAACTAGATGTTTATCTAATACATCAAATTCATATGTATAACTACTTAAAACTGTAACCAACTCCTGATTATTATAAGCATAATGCATTAGTAAATAATTCTTTTTAAATAAATTATCGTTGTTTATTTTGTTTTTTATCATCACTTTTTCTGTTTCTTTTGATTCTTTTATTAATTCATCAAACATTTTTGGGAAATTAGTCGTATGGATTTCATAAATAAAATGAGAATCAAATTCCTTCTGATATCCTTCTTTTATTTCCTCTAAGAAGTGCTCTAATACTTCTCTAAAATCTATTGAAGGGACTGGTGTTTCATCATTTAAAAATTGTAATGTTGTAGCCTCTGCATCATTGCTAGATAAGTATGCCATTAATTTAGCCTTACCACCTGTGATTTCAATGGTTTGGATGGCCGCTTTCTCCACGTTTTCTACTTCAATTTCCATTCGAAATAATTTAATTCTTCTCAATCTCCTAAATCCGACTGGAATGATTAGAAAGATTATCATCCAAATGACTAATAAAGAAATGCCTCTAAAGATGATTCTATTTAAATCAGATTGTATGATTGATTTCAAAAATGATTGCCACTCAGTCTCTTGATCTGGGTTTGCGAGATTGACATGTATTTGCATTTCCGAATCTATTTTTAATGTATTTCCATCTATATTATCTATATTTTCCTCCATTATAGGCTTCTCTGATAGTAGGAAAAACGACAATGGATCTACTTTGTAAGTATTATAGCCGAGTAATACAGCTGATATAATCATCCATCCTCCAATAAGAATAATACCAGCAGCATATAAATAGGGGATGAATGAATCAACCCACATAAAAAAGGTTCGTTTTTCATATTGTAATGAATTCATATTTTTAAACATCTCAACTTCCTCTACTTAAGTTTCTATTTATTAGTTGATAAATTTACGACTTGTTTATCCAATGTATTCGGCTTTTTCAACATAATTCCTTCCAAAAAAATCATTAATTTGAAATTTAAAACATGTTTATTTTGAAAATGCATCATTTTACAACGGAAAAATGTTAAAAAATTAGAGTCTCCATTTGATTTCACGATGTTTAAGCTTTGCTTAAACGAGTTCACTTATAATAAAACTTGGATGTGATAAAATTGGCATATGTATTTTTAGGTTGGAAATAATATACATGGAATAGAAGCTAATTTAAACAAAAATTCACAAAGACTGAGGATGATTTTATGATATATTTCCTTTTTTTTATTGCAGCAAGTTGTACAATCTTTTTGGCGATTAAGATCTCAAAATATGTGGATGTGATTAAAGAAAAATCGTCAGTAAATGGAGTTTTATTAGGGCTTATGCTTGGTGGGGCTACATCCTTACCAGAAATCACAACAAGTGTTACATCTATTGTGATTAATAATCCAGATATTGCCACCGGAAACGTGTTAGGTAGCAATTTGTTCAATTTTATGATTTTAGCAGTAGTAGATATCATATTTAGAAAGACCCAAATATTTAACTATTCAAACAAACAAAATACGATGACGAACATCCTCGTAATGCTGCTTTTAATCTTTATTTCAGTTTCTATTTATTTTAAAATATCTTATCACATTTTTGGTATTGGTTTGGATTCAATTGTGATAGTTCTTGTGTATAGTTTAGGGATGTGGATTATCTCTAGAGTGGAAAATACCCCTACAACACAACCGATAAATGATTCCAAGAAGTATGAAAAATTCACTTTAAAAAGGGCGATTATATCCTTTGTCTTTGCGGCTATATTCATTTTAGTATTTGGCTCAGTGTTAACTATCTCAGCTGATAAAAT
The window above is part of the Chengkuizengella sp. SCS-71B genome. Proteins encoded here:
- a CDS encoding F510_1955 family glycosylhydrolase, giving the protein MKKFLIVIGMFIFILTGCANTDQVQESESNSGKQNEEKNQNETKDNKSDDREASSEEEQDDSERSTPQMDIVEFGHVHGMGFNSEGSRLLLSSHTGLKVYEDGIWSEGKGEGHDYMGFAMAKDSFFSSGHPALGSELKNPLGIVKSSDEGKSLEQLTLYGEVDFHVTGVSYNTGTLYVINFAQNSVMKNKGLYYTQNETQTWKRSLLEGYPSQLKPDALAVHPDEDSIVAIATENGLYLSINYGDSFEKSFDGYQITAAYFDFDDQLWVGTYNGQAGLQRMDLNTGKITIVNIPDMPKDAIQYITLNPENTLEMIIATYNVDMYKSVDGGESWVTIAEQGKPTSNLD
- a CDS encoding sodium:calcium antiporter, translating into MIYFLFFIAASCTIFLAIKISKYVDVIKEKSSVNGVLLGLMLGGATSLPEITTSVTSIVINNPDIATGNVLGSNLFNFMILAVVDIIFRKTQIFNYSNKQNTMTNILVMLLLIFISVSIYFKISYHIFGIGLDSIVIVLVYSLGMWIISRVENTPTTQPINDSKKYEKFTLKRAIISFVFAAIFILVFGSVLTISADKIATLTGIDASFIGTFLVAASTSLPEAICIIVAIRLLNYNLAIGSILGSNTFNILILIFTDVLYRKGSLLYHSSPSHLYTVLGTFVLAVICMYGLIRKQSKNGFTYVLPSILVVISYFVVSYLMFIQAQQ
- a CDS encoding Glu/Leu/Phe/Val dehydrogenase dimerization domain-containing protein codes for the protein MEKFDYEQVVFCQDKESGLKAIISIHDTTLGPALGGCRMWPYVKEEDAILDVLRLSRGMTYKAAAGGLNLGGGKSVIIGDPKTDKNPDMFRVFGRFIESLSGRYITAEDVGTTEDDMNNIHKETNHVTGVTLSSRDAGGNPSPSTGYGVYQGLKAAANEKFGTDNLEGKVITVQGLGNVAYALCKYLHKDGAKLVVTDINRDRVNKAVEEFDAKAVDPEDIYGVSCDIFSPNALGAVINDETIPQIKAKVIAGGANNQLQQDKHGDRLHEMGILYAPDYIINVGGLIHVADELKGEFNLNRVMSKVEHIYQNMQKVIEISKRDQIPTYLAADRLAEERIASAGKIKLMK
- a CDS encoding LVIVD repeat-containing protein, whose protein sequence is MLTKKWVKSVLVSVLALSLVIPAQVLGHDELGDINLEKGERTNFDDITAPILNGSKNLKFLHEVAAPEMEIVRADGLENSYADVYAHKGYAYVGTHTRNGGNGGVRVFDLKDPANPVEVSVFANNEFPLTWQEKVIVKSVNTPYFHGDLAVVSVQQLDRTHPDSKGGFLLYDVTNPVEPQKLGFWEVAKNTRGTHELYLTMQGNRALVLAASPYTDYYTHGEQRDFQIVDVSDPTNPETLWQFDPRILPEVDESFDGYYWDSPDGKVRPVFNHSTMADTTGNYAYVSMWDLGTIIFDIQDPENPKYLGRTEFASDQQGSAHSSTLANGGTVLIETREVYAPVRDGYEEAYGYTRIFDIKDKSNPKLLSEFKTDLTYDIPEENNVTFAKTVHDPKVRGNTLYLSYYAGGVISVDITDVSNPIEIARYTPESAYVWGVFVDQNYILASDMRSGLKVLLKNNSQNK